The following DNA comes from Occultella kanbiaonis.
GGCGGAAGTGGATCGTCTTGTCCTCGGTGGCCGAGTACAGGCCAACGGGCACGTTCACCAACCCGAACGCCAACGCACCGGTCCAGATCGACCGCGCCATCACGCACCTCCGCATCACCTCGAGGGTCCTGGCCTACGAGTGCCACTGTGGCGGCAGCCGCGGGCGTTGGCCACCGGAGAGTGCGCGGGAGCACGCGCACCAAACCGAGTCGGCGCGAGGACGACGACCTACCAGACGAGTCCATCGAGATGGTTGTGGCCGGAGAGCAGGCGAGCGATGCGGACCTGCGCCACTTCGCGGATGTCAGCCTGGGGGTGGTGTGCGTAGAGCGCGAGCTCCATGTACATGTCATAGAAGTTCAACCGCTCGCGCAGGTGCTCGCGCTCGAACAGCTCCGGATACGCGCCGTGCAGCCACCCCGGGACCTCCGTGAGGGTGGTCTCGTCGAGCCCCTGTTCGTCGGGTGTGGGTGGGTACTCTCGCGCCCTCGCGCACCAGCGCAGGATGGTGTCGAGCTCGGCATCCGCCGGCTGAGCCAACGCCTCCGCGAAGTCGATCAGACCGGTGACGCGACCTTGGTCGACCATCACGTTGGAGCCATGCAGATCACCGTGGACGAGGACCGTTGCGTCGTTGGCGAACAACGCCAGTCGCTCCTGGATCCAGTCAGCGACGTCCGCGAGCAGGGGCGAGTCATGACCAGGCAGTCGCCGGGCAGCCTCGACCTGCTGGAGCGCCGCGTTCA
Coding sequences within:
- a CDS encoding phosphotransferase family protein codes for the protein MRDDQSTPFLGAPATDPALLRTLAAAGLPATGRFLPKAGWVSRVWVGDEHVIRLNTNEQFRDAYRHEAAVVTLLAGSEVPHARILAHGDGPDGPWYVSERLPGRTLSDAWPAADSPTRQAMIESLGVALRALHRVPVPAGLMPPWLAGALTGKPWPAYHPPVVNAALQQVEAARRLPGHDSPLLADVADWIQERLALFANDATVLVHGDLHGSNVMVDQGRVTGLIDFAEALAQPADAELDTILRWCARAREYPPTPDEQGLDETTLTEVPGWLHGAYPELFEREHLRERLNFYDMYMELALYAHHPQADIREVAQVRIARLLSGHNHLDGLVW